One part of the Stigmatopora argus isolate UIUO_Sarg chromosome 8, RoL_Sarg_1.0, whole genome shotgun sequence genome encodes these proteins:
- the LOC144078773 gene encoding spindle assembly abnormal protein 6 homolog isoform X1, with the protein MREPLSHSALAQARASSRRQPIRKKNLRITMGLQLGYRTCDLVVTFADVTDHSFMFSCCLCQEDFLSLKERYGILAQCGSFPEALMQYFGKCGSDQSSSKSRHYLLLSSDSPSLDGSAELSLMKTNELASVTIFSLTLTRATVEQVKKYLRNRVTLLQAQKESLELQLDKTKADLEQAQSCLQQQTQHRSEVEQAMDTVDQRLRQALQCLGLSFHDLGKAHKMVAKLQRQFATLKNRQKTELRSLFEEQ; encoded by the exons atgcgggagcccctctcccattcggcgctcgcccaggctagggcctcatcacgaaggcagccgatcag aaaaaaaaacctccgcatcaccatggGACTTCAGCTGGGCTACAGGACATgc gatctcgttgtgacctttgcggatgtgacggatcattcgttcatgttttcctgctgtctttgccaagaggacttcctgag tttgaaagagagGTATGGCATTCTAGCTCAAtgcggctcatttcctgaagcgctgatgcagtattttgggaaatgtgggagcgaccagagttccagcaagtccag gcattacttgctgctctcctccgactctccctcgctggacggctcagccgaattgagcctAATGAAGACCAACGAGTTGGCCAGCGTCACCATATTTtctttgacgctcacacgggccacggtcgagcaggtcAAAAAATACCTGAGGAAccgtgtgactttgctccag gcgcAAAAAGAAAGCCTGGAGCTGCAATTGGACAAGACTAAAgcggatttagaacag gcgcAGAGCTGCTTGCAGCAGCAAACTCAGCACCGGTCGGAGGTGGagcaggcaatggacaccgTGGACCAGCGTCTCAGACAGGCGCTGCAATGCCTGGGATTATCATTTCACGATCTGGGGAAG gctcacaagatggtggcgaagttgcagcgccagtttgctactctgaaaaacaggcagaagacggaactccggtcattgtttgaggaacaataa
- the LOC144078773 gene encoding spindle assembly abnormal protein 6 homolog isoform X2, with the protein MPLRQTEVFEVTVKCEGSNDRKKNLRITMGLQLGYRTCDLVVTFADVTDHSFMFSCCLCQEDFLSLKERYGILAQCGSFPEALMQYFGKCGSDQSSSKSRHYLLLSSDSPSLDGSAELSLMKTNELASVTIFSLTLTRATVEQVKKYLRNRVTLLQAQKESLELQLDKTKADLEQAQSCLQQQTQHRSEVEQAMDTVDQRLRQALQCLGLSFHDLGKAHKMVAKLQRQFATLKNRQKTELRSLFEEQ; encoded by the exons ATGCCGTTGAGACagactgaagtttttgaagtcactgttaagtgtgaaggctccaacgacag aaaaaaaaacctccgcatcaccatggGACTTCAGCTGGGCTACAGGACATgc gatctcgttgtgacctttgcggatgtgacggatcattcgttcatgttttcctgctgtctttgccaagaggacttcctgag tttgaaagagagGTATGGCATTCTAGCTCAAtgcggctcatttcctgaagcgctgatgcagtattttgggaaatgtgggagcgaccagagttccagcaagtccag gcattacttgctgctctcctccgactctccctcgctggacggctcagccgaattgagcctAATGAAGACCAACGAGTTGGCCAGCGTCACCATATTTtctttgacgctcacacgggccacggtcgagcaggtcAAAAAATACCTGAGGAAccgtgtgactttgctccag gcgcAAAAAGAAAGCCTGGAGCTGCAATTGGACAAGACTAAAgcggatttagaacag gcgcAGAGCTGCTTGCAGCAGCAAACTCAGCACCGGTCGGAGGTGGagcaggcaatggacaccgTGGACCAGCGTCTCAGACAGGCGCTGCAATGCCTGGGATTATCATTTCACGATCTGGGGAAG gctcacaagatggtggcgaagttgcagcgccagtttgctactctgaaaaacaggcagaagacggaactccggtcattgtttgaggaacaataa
- the LOC144078773 gene encoding spindle assembly abnormal protein 6 homolog isoform X3 — MREPLSHSALAQARASSRRQPIRKKNLRITMGLQLGYRTCDLVVTFADVTDHSFMFSCCLCQEDFLSLKERYGILAQCGSFPEALMQYFGKCGSDQSSSKSRHYLLLSSDSPSLDGSAELSLMKTNELASVTIFSLTLTRATVEQVKKYLRNRVTLLQAQKESLELQLDKTKADLEQMLSEKTEELARLRWESRSQTSWLSLVLDVQF, encoded by the exons atgcgggagcccctctcccattcggcgctcgcccaggctagggcctcatcacgaaggcagccgatcag aaaaaaaaacctccgcatcaccatggGACTTCAGCTGGGCTACAGGACATgc gatctcgttgtgacctttgcggatgtgacggatcattcgttcatgttttcctgctgtctttgccaagaggacttcctgag tttgaaagagagGTATGGCATTCTAGCTCAAtgcggctcatttcctgaagcgctgatgcagtattttgggaaatgtgggagcgaccagagttccagcaagtccag gcattacttgctgctctcctccgactctccctcgctggacggctcagccgaattgagcctAATGAAGACCAACGAGTTGGCCAGCGTCACCATATTTtctttgacgctcacacgggccacggtcgagcaggtcAAAAAATACCTGAGGAAccgtgtgactttgctccag gcgcAAAAAGAAAGCCTGGAGCTGCAATTGGACAAGACTAAAgcggatttagaacag atgctttctgagaagaccgaagagttggcgcgtctgcgctgggaatcgagaagtcaaaccagttggctatcgctagtcttagacgtgcagttttag